The genomic DNA GCTGCATCTTTTCGTTGAGGGTGCGCCTGGGCAGTTGCAAGTCTTGCATCACGCCTTTGATTTCGCCTTTGTGCAGGCGCAATGCCGCTCGCAGGCATTGCGCCTCGAACGCTTCCATCTGCTCAACCAAAGACTGGCCTGCAGGCAAGCTGTCAAGGCTCGGCGAACCCAAGCCCAGCGCGTGGCGTTCGGCGGCATTGGCCAGCTCCCGCACGTTGCCCGGCCAGTCATGTGACAGCAGCTGCGCCAGTTGCATACCCGACAACGGCGGGGCTGAGCGGCCGAGCTTCTGTGCTGCGGCATGAGCGAAATGCTCGAAAAGCAGCGGGATGTCCTCGCGCCGCTCGCGCAACGGTGCCAGGCGTAGTTCGGCGACATTCAGGCGATAGGCCAGGTCTTCGCGAAAACGCCCGGCGCGTGCCTCTTCGAGCAGGTCGGGCTTGGTGGCAGCGATAATTCGCAGGTCGACGCTGATGCTCTGATTGGCCCCCAGCCTTTCCAGCTTCTGCTCCTGGATCACCCGCAGCAGCTTGGCCTGCTGGGCCAGTGGCATGCTCTCGATTTCATCGAGGAAAACCGTGCCGCCGTGGGCATATTCGAGCTTGCCGATGCGCTTGCCTTGGGCGCCGGTAAAGGCACCGCTTTCGTGGCCGAACAGTTCGGCTTCGAACAGCGATTCAGGGATGGCTGCACAGTTGAGCGCCACGAAGGGCTTGCTGGCACGCGGGCCGAAGTCGTGCAGGCAGCGGGCCACGCGTTCCTTGCCGCTGCCGGTTTCGCCGCGGATAAGTACATTGACCGGCAGGCTGGCCAGGTCCAGTACCTGCCGACGCAATAGCTGCAGGCCCTGTGACATACCCAGAAGCGTGGATTCCAGGCGCGATTTGAGGTCTGCCTGCTCATGCAGGCGGCGGTTCTCCAGCACCAGCTGGCGCTTCTCCAGCGCGCGGCGCAGGCTCCCGAGCAGGTGCTGTGGGGTGAAGGGTTTTTCCAGGAAATCGTAGGCGCCGTTGCGCATGGCTTCGACCGCCATCGGCACATCGCCATGCCCGGTCAGAAGAATGACCGGCAGGTCCGGATCATCGGCCTGCAGGCGCTCGAGCAGCTGCAAGCCGCCCATGCCCGGCATGCGCACGTCACTGATGACAACCCCTGGAAAATGACAGGGCAACTGAGCCAGGCAGTCCTCGGCGCGGGCGAACAACTGCACGTTGAAACCGGACAGGTTCAACCATTGCTCGACGGCGCTGCGAATACTGGCTTCATCATCGACAACGATCACTGAATTCAACATACAGGCTCCAGGTCGCGGGGCAGGGTAAGGCTCAGGCGCGCACCGCCTGGCAGGTTTTCGGCCTGCAACTGGCCGCCGGCCTCATGGATGATGCCATAGGAAATCGCCAGGCCCAGGCCGAGCCCTTCACCCACCGGTTTGGTGGTGAAGAAGGGGTCAAACACCCTGGCCAGGTCGGTCTCGGCAATCCCGCCGCCTGAGTCGAGCACGCTCAATCGCCATTGATCGTGCTCGGGTTCGATGCGGATTTCCAGGCGTTTGTAACGTTTGTCGGCCATGGCGTCGAGGGCGTTGCGCAGCAGGTTGATCAACACTTGCTCAAGGCGGATCGCATCGCCGCGTACCCATGCCGGGCGCGCCAGGTAGAGGGCCACTTCAACCTCGTCGCTGCGGATGCGTGTGTCCAGCAGATGGAGGGCCTGATCGACAACGGTCGCCAGGTCCAGCCGCTCGCGCAGGCCGACCGGGCTGTTGCGGGCGAAGGTTTTCAGATGGCTGGTGAGCGCGGCCATGCGCGTGAGCATCTGTTCCAGCGGTTCAAGCGCCGCGCGTGCCTCGTCGTAGCGGCCGTGATCAAGCAGCAGGCGCAGGGTTTCCAGCTGCATGCGCTGGGTCGTCAGCGGCTGGTTGATCTCGTGGGCCATGGCCGCTGACATCTGCCCCAGTGCGGCCAGCTTGGCCGACTGCACCAGGCCCTCCTGGGCGGTACGCAGTTCGCGGGTGCGCTCCTCGACCTGGCGCTTGAGCTCTTCGCGGCTGCGCTGGCGCAAGCGGGCCAGGCGCAGGCGCTGGCTGACGAACAGCGCGGCGAACACCAAACTCAGCCA from Pseudomonas putida includes the following:
- a CDS encoding sigma-54-dependent transcriptional regulator is translated as MLNSVIVVDDEASIRSAVEQWLNLSGFNVQLFARAEDCLAQLPCHFPGVVISDVRMPGMGGLQLLERLQADDPDLPVILLTGHGDVPMAVEAMRNGAYDFLEKPFTPQHLLGSLRRALEKRQLVLENRRLHEQADLKSRLESTLLGMSQGLQLLRRQVLDLASLPVNVLIRGETGSGKERVARCLHDFGPRASKPFVALNCAAIPESLFEAELFGHESGAFTGAQGKRIGKLEYAHGGTVFLDEIESMPLAQQAKLLRVIQEQKLERLGANQSISVDLRIIAATKPDLLEEARAGRFREDLAYRLNVAELRLAPLRERREDIPLLFEHFAHAAAQKLGRSAPPLSGMQLAQLLSHDWPGNVRELANAAERHALGLGSPSLDSLPAGQSLVEQMEAFEAQCLRAALRLHKGEIKGVMQDLQLPRRTLNEKMQRHGLVREDFVVRE